One genomic region from Candidatus Endomicrobiellum trichonymphae encodes:
- a CDS encoding magnesium transporter CorA family protein codes for MIKAIYSINGTVTTKYKALKISEDYKNKKPNLIWIDIYLENHELEQEETLILSESFKFHEMSIEDCLFPQYPKIEEFGNYIFTAVHGIQLKPHYFQEFEDSIYELDIFIGKDFVVTVHAEELFFLETIFEKAKTRPQIEMKSLENLLYNIFNKVVSSYEFTLEKIDDKMENLEDDILEEPETVNMEEILNIKKVIFAMRKIAESQQTPYIYFTRPNNNLISKEHFVYFRDIYTQCAKMNQSITMRSQAVVSLLEVYMSSVTLRLTEAMKFLTVIATVLMPVLIISGYYGMNIKFPEYSIFGERELWIFAVCLMFVGIIAMLIYFKKKKWF; via the coding sequence ATGATAAAAGCAATTTATTCTATTAACGGCACAGTTACTACCAAGTATAAAGCATTAAAAATTTCGGAAGATTATAAGAATAAAAAACCCAATCTCATATGGATCGACATCTATTTAGAAAACCACGAGTTAGAACAGGAAGAGACACTGATCCTTTCAGAATCGTTTAAATTTCACGAGATGTCAATTGAGGACTGTCTATTTCCTCAATATCCGAAAATAGAAGAATTTGGAAATTATATTTTTACTGCTGTGCATGGAATACAGCTTAAACCTCATTATTTTCAAGAATTTGAAGACAGCATTTACGAATTAGATATTTTTATAGGTAAAGACTTTGTGGTCACCGTGCATGCGGAAGAGCTGTTTTTTCTTGAAACCATTTTTGAAAAAGCAAAAACAAGACCGCAGATTGAAATGAAAAGTCTTGAAAATCTGCTTTACAATATTTTCAATAAAGTTGTTTCCAGTTACGAGTTTACTCTGGAAAAAATTGACGATAAAATGGAAAATCTGGAAGATGATATTCTTGAAGAACCGGAAACTGTAAATATGGAAGAAATACTCAATATCAAAAAAGTAATTTTTGCAATGAGAAAAATAGCCGAATCTCAACAGACGCCATATATTTATTTTACAAGACCAAACAACAATTTAATTTCAAAAGAGCATTTTGTGTATTTCCGCGATATTTATACGCAGTGCGCAAAAATGAATCAATCGATAACGATGCGAAGTCAGGCGGTTGTAAGCCTACTTGAAGTTTATATGTCGAGTGTAACGTTAAGACTTACCGAAGCTATGAAATTTTTAACGGTAATAGCGACGGTTTTAATGCCTGTTCTTATTATATCCGGATATTATGGAATGAACATAAAGTTCCCGGAGTATTCAATTTTCGGAGAAAGAGAATTATGGATTTTTGCGGTGTGTTTGATGTTTGTCGGCATAATAGCTATGCTCATATATTTTAAAAAGAAAAAGTGGTTTTGA
- the gatC gene encoding Asp-tRNA(Asn)/Glu-tRNA(Gln) amidotransferase subunit GatC: protein MLKEELETTAFLARIHIKEDEKEKYLADLSMMFDYIEILHEPDIADLEPTTHVTKIRNVWREDVVKPCPKEIIEQMLDSAPAKEGTFYKIKKVISGAS, encoded by the coding sequence ATGCTAAAAGAAGAACTTGAAACTACCGCTTTTCTTGCAAGAATACACATTAAAGAAGATGAAAAAGAAAAATATCTTGCAGATTTAAGCATGATGTTTGACTATATTGAAATTTTACATGAACCTGACATAGCTGATTTAGAGCCTACAACTCATGTTACGAAGATAAGAAATGTCTGGAGAGAGGACGTCGTAAAACCTTGTCCTAAAGAAATTATAGAACAAATGCTTGACAGTGCACCTGCTAAAGAAGGAACTTTTTATAAAATTAAAAAAGTTATATCGGGCGCATCTTAA
- a CDS encoding PD-(D/E)XK nuclease family protein, which translates to MSGKILNIDVHESIIDFTADYISKSDKKTALISGGRRPFLFIKKKLAEKQKKAFFSPEFFTNDGFIEEIIFDNTELIKISDIEATFMIFETVKNESPQLLKDKTSFASFMEWSFEILSFIEQLDLENVSEDKLKAVKANAEIGYDVPENINSLLKNIFKIRKSFYNSMEKSSKTTKGHSFLKAAEIESNLLTGNFDEIILMSPFYLHKVEIEIFKKIYNAGKLTVFIHGNPKKYEALMQIYSVFGEPLPDIENKKDEYKLNIYSAFDDQSQGALLKNLISGYSENDLDKTAVIVPDSKMLQSVISEISIVTDRYNVSAGYPAEKTPVFSLLNAIIEAQLSRKGEYYYSKDVMKVLTNPLVKNMEFLGESSISRTAVYKIEEALNQYSGNCLSGRMFVAFKEIIGEKQIIDEISLAVNEVWEYTAPEEIMKMLKEIFDVFFTSWEKIETLNNLSYILSELLKKIYSLSVAANYSLNAEATELLLSLAKELKFGEVSQAKFQNEDVLNTFKKLIKNKRIVLPGSPLKGLQILGLLESRNLSFENVFIAGMIDSAIPAVKKEYSLIPKDIMYALGIEIAKKELEIQQYHFDRLISGAKNLNLIYPDNDKDERSRFIESLIWNKQFENKDINIVKINKFVLPKFLAKQPAKRKYAKTKKIREYLKNMSYTHSKIDAYLSCKLKFYFMHVLILDERTKVGQEFSAVDIGNFVHSFLKDTLCEKLDSKKLQTLEFEKEYFKKFENSFDNSPHFKFREDAFMIKEVLLYRMKNILHYERLRSYKNIYGCEKKYYSNIKTASGETYKFNCRIDRIDTDGENYMIFDYKTGAAPCSIVSNKYFDLMSNNFDRQNIKKAVSSMQLPLYKNIFEKETGFAVLECGIYDIKKAEIIKFPERKEIYDKCIDAVRSLLDEINTGESFEFDEEDKVNCKTCKYFYICT; encoded by the coding sequence ATGTCAGGAAAGATATTAAATATAGACGTTCATGAAAGCATAATAGATTTTACAGCCGACTATATTTCCAAATCAGACAAAAAAACTGCTTTGATCAGCGGAGGACGAAGACCTTTTTTGTTTATTAAAAAGAAACTTGCCGAAAAGCAGAAAAAAGCTTTTTTTTCTCCAGAATTCTTTACAAATGACGGATTTATTGAGGAAATTATTTTTGACAACACGGAACTTATAAAAATTTCGGATATTGAAGCGACGTTTATGATATTTGAAACCGTTAAAAATGAATCGCCTCAGCTTTTAAAAGATAAAACTTCTTTTGCATCTTTTATGGAATGGTCTTTTGAAATTTTGTCTTTTATAGAACAGCTGGACTTGGAAAATGTTTCCGAAGATAAGCTCAAAGCTGTAAAAGCAAACGCCGAAATAGGCTACGATGTTCCCGAAAATATCAACAGTCTGTTAAAAAATATATTCAAAATAAGAAAGAGTTTTTACAACAGCATGGAAAAATCATCAAAAACTACAAAGGGGCACAGTTTTTTAAAAGCTGCGGAGATAGAATCAAACCTGCTGACTGGGAATTTTGATGAAATAATATTAATGTCGCCATTTTATCTTCACAAAGTCGAAATTGAAATTTTTAAGAAGATTTACAACGCTGGAAAACTAACCGTATTCATTCATGGAAATCCCAAAAAATACGAAGCTTTAATGCAAATATATTCTGTGTTTGGTGAGCCGTTGCCGGATATAGAAAATAAAAAAGATGAGTACAAATTAAATATATATTCTGCTTTTGACGATCAGTCTCAAGGCGCTCTGCTTAAAAATCTTATCAGCGGTTATTCTGAAAATGACTTAGATAAAACGGCTGTTATTGTGCCGGATTCCAAAATGCTACAATCTGTAATATCTGAAATTTCAATAGTTACAGATCGATATAATGTTTCCGCAGGATATCCTGCGGAAAAAACGCCGGTTTTTTCTTTGCTCAACGCAATTATAGAAGCGCAGCTTTCAAGAAAAGGAGAATATTACTATTCAAAAGACGTTATGAAAGTATTGACTAACCCTCTTGTAAAAAATATGGAATTTCTCGGAGAAAGTTCAATATCAAGAACTGCTGTTTACAAAATTGAGGAAGCTTTGAACCAGTATTCAGGAAACTGCTTAAGCGGCAGAATGTTTGTCGCTTTTAAAGAAATTATCGGTGAAAAACAAATTATTGACGAAATAAGTCTTGCCGTAAACGAAGTCTGGGAATATACTGCCCCCGAAGAAATTATGAAAATGTTAAAAGAGATTTTCGACGTTTTCTTCACATCGTGGGAAAAGATTGAAACTCTCAATAATCTGTCTTATATTTTGTCTGAATTGTTGAAGAAAATATATTCTTTAAGCGTAGCTGCCAATTATTCATTAAATGCTGAAGCTACAGAACTGTTGCTGTCTTTAGCAAAAGAACTGAAATTTGGAGAAGTATCACAAGCAAAATTTCAAAATGAAGATGTTCTAAACACTTTTAAAAAACTGATTAAAAATAAAAGAATAGTTTTGCCGGGATCACCTCTTAAAGGACTGCAGATTTTAGGACTCTTAGAATCAAGAAACCTTTCATTTGAAAATGTTTTCATAGCGGGCATGATAGATTCGGCAATACCTGCCGTAAAAAAAGAATATTCCCTTATACCCAAAGATATAATGTACGCTTTAGGAATTGAAATAGCAAAGAAAGAACTTGAAATACAGCAGTATCATTTTGACAGGCTTATTTCAGGGGCAAAAAATTTAAATCTTATCTATCCTGACAATGATAAAGATGAGAGGAGCAGATTTATCGAATCTCTTATTTGGAATAAGCAGTTTGAAAATAAAGACATTAATATCGTAAAAATAAATAAATTTGTTCTGCCTAAATTTTTGGCAAAGCAACCTGCAAAAAGAAAATATGCAAAAACCAAAAAGATTAGGGAATATCTTAAAAATATGTCTTACACTCACAGCAAAATTGATGCTTATTTAAGCTGCAAGCTTAAATTTTACTTTATGCACGTACTTATTCTTGATGAAAGAACGAAAGTGGGACAAGAGTTTTCCGCCGTCGATATAGGAAATTTTGTGCACAGTTTCTTAAAAGACACCCTATGTGAAAAACTTGACAGTAAAAAACTGCAGACTTTAGAATTTGAAAAAGAGTATTTTAAAAAATTTGAGAACAGTTTTGATAATTCTCCGCATTTTAAATTCAGGGAAGACGCTTTTATGATAAAAGAAGTTTTACTATACAGAATGAAAAACATTTTACATTATGAAAGGCTAAGATCTTATAAAAATATTTACGGCTGCGAGAAAAAATATTATTCAAATATTAAAACAGCGTCTGGAGAAACTTATAAATTTAACTGTAGAATCGACAGAATAGATACGGACGGTGAAAATTATATGATATTTGATTACAAAACCGGCGCTGCTCCATGCAGCATTGTTTCAAACAAATATTTTGATCTGATGTCAAATAATTTTGACAGGCAAAACATAAAAAAAGCAGTAAGTTCTATGCAACTTCCATTGTATAAAAATATATTTGAGAAAGAAACAGGTTTTGCCGTTTTGGAATGCGGAATTTACGATATAAAAAAAGCTGAAATTATTAAATTTCCTGAAAGAAAAGAAATATATGATAAATGCATTGATGCGGTTAGGTCTCTGCTTGACGAAATAAATACTGGGGAAAGTTTTGAATTTGATGAAGAGGATAAAGTTAACTGTAAAACATGCAAATATTTTTATATATGTACCTAA
- a CDS encoding UvrD-helicase domain-containing protein codes for MNKSQIISVLASAGTGKTYNLAKRYLYLLLSSNDNTSIKNIIAVTFTNKAAVEMKYRVIDYLKKAALSLDTGDFFDELELTKDKIAQRSAAVLKDIFKFYDNFNISTIDSFKNRILKSCAMSIDISPNFVIEQDYSDNLLFSLEIFLQKARTSENLRNIILQYLSQYLMKDSGWFPKNNIYNEIEKVFKESGNTGKDIMPYEGVPFRNEIASRSAAIIRKIKKFAVLLPNIQAKKYYSEAVEKVLSTGGKIFFSMDIPVRFAYETIKYIKDAKINAEADELWSEINKDIKSLCDFYMENYYSVYSYIYSKVAFEFDLRSKKDGIVFLNEINKKTVGFFEKDNTVMPEVYYRLSEKYKHFLIDEFQDTSLVQWVGIKRFLEESLAEGGTFFYVGDIKQAIYAFRGGEPEIFDAPSREFFSADVNIKTLNQNFRSGKTIVDFNNDIFSKENIERFLNEFYKKKNIECGFSKFIKTYSFLRQETPAEHNYGYIEIDVIDKTCENVKEKIKQRFINCVAQVSERFNPKDITTLCRANDEVLTVSSWLLENDFDVESSQTLNIRNNSVIKQIISLLMFINSPIDALSFSSFILGDIFSKISGIENVEFEKFIFACNKRNRAGTFYKTFQDRYENLWDKYFKDFFVKDGFAPVYELTLAALEKFKVTDNFSDSRAFIMRFLELVKDFETQGSGIKNFLEYFDDLKDNEESLYIKSALGNGIKVMTVHKAKGLQFPVVIIPFLKLSVKPDRKPYFDSSGNKIKLFNISKNITKFSHKAKEIYDREKISSLLSELNVTYVSMTRAEYELYAIVPPKSGISNNEIPVLLGNKALTSGVKQTYAQDNNGKDNIVKDSFDSGYKDIQKYLKNADKTTLDINNSSKKNSIICYALSKITSLKNKNINDCISYALRITKRKFFFEDVKFCREKLNRLFATKKILDLFMHDEKYICNEKKIVNSAGETFRIDKLIVLDDEVITADFQISNDKEEKNKKQVEYRNTLIAEIYPGKKISAYIADIDTADCLLLKRQTLLL; via the coding sequence ATGAACAAATCTCAAATAATTTCAGTGCTGGCATCCGCAGGAACAGGCAAAACATATAATCTTGCAAAAAGATATCTTTATCTTTTGCTCAGTTCCAACGATAACACCAGCATAAAAAATATAATAGCTGTAACTTTTACTAACAAAGCGGCTGTAGAAATGAAGTACAGAGTCATAGATTATCTTAAAAAAGCAGCTTTGTCTTTGGATACCGGTGATTTTTTTGACGAGTTAGAACTTACAAAAGACAAAATAGCCCAAAGAAGCGCCGCAGTTTTAAAAGATATTTTTAAGTTTTACGATAACTTTAACATAAGCACCATAGACAGTTTTAAAAACCGTATCTTAAAATCCTGCGCTATGAGCATTGATATTTCGCCGAACTTTGTTATAGAGCAAGATTATTCGGACAATCTTTTATTTTCCTTAGAAATCTTTCTGCAAAAAGCGCGGACCTCGGAAAACCTGAGAAACATTATATTGCAGTATCTGTCTCAGTATTTAATGAAAGATTCCGGTTGGTTTCCTAAAAACAATATCTACAATGAAATTGAAAAAGTTTTCAAAGAGTCAGGAAATACAGGAAAAGATATTATGCCGTACGAAGGAGTACCTTTCAGAAACGAAATTGCTTCAAGAAGTGCGGCAATTATCAGAAAAATCAAAAAATTTGCAGTACTTCTTCCCAATATTCAGGCAAAGAAATATTATTCGGAAGCTGTTGAAAAAGTTTTAAGCACCGGCGGAAAAATATTTTTCTCAATGGATATTCCTGTAAGATTCGCATACGAAACCATTAAATACATAAAAGACGCTAAAATTAACGCCGAAGCAGACGAGCTTTGGAGCGAAATAAACAAAGATATTAAATCTCTATGCGATTTTTATATGGAAAACTATTACAGCGTTTATTCATATATATACTCAAAAGTCGCATTTGAATTTGACCTGCGGTCAAAAAAAGACGGCATTGTATTTTTAAATGAAATAAATAAAAAAACAGTCGGTTTTTTTGAAAAAGATAACACTGTTATGCCCGAAGTATATTACAGATTATCAGAAAAATATAAGCATTTTTTAATTGATGAATTTCAGGATACGAGCCTTGTGCAGTGGGTAGGAATCAAAAGATTTCTGGAAGAAAGTCTTGCCGAAGGAGGAACGTTTTTCTACGTCGGCGACATAAAACAAGCAATATACGCTTTCAGGGGCGGGGAACCCGAGATTTTTGATGCGCCGTCAAGGGAATTTTTTTCTGCGGATGTCAACATAAAGACCCTCAACCAAAATTTTAGAAGCGGCAAGACTATCGTAGATTTTAACAACGATATTTTTTCAAAAGAAAATATCGAGAGATTTCTAAATGAATTTTACAAAAAGAAAAATATTGAATGCGGTTTTTCAAAGTTTATCAAAACTTATTCTTTCCTTCGTCAGGAAACGCCGGCAGAGCATAATTACGGTTATATTGAAATAGACGTAATAGATAAAACCTGCGAAAACGTTAAAGAAAAAATAAAACAAAGATTTATAAACTGCGTTGCTCAGGTATCGGAAAGGTTTAATCCCAAAGACATAACTACTTTATGCAGAGCAAACGATGAAGTGCTTACGGTGAGTTCATGGCTTTTGGAGAACGATTTTGACGTAGAATCATCGCAGACTTTAAATATAAGAAACAACAGCGTAATAAAACAGATCATATCACTGCTTATGTTTATTAACTCTCCCATAGATGCGCTGTCTTTCTCCTCTTTTATCCTTGGAGATATTTTCAGTAAAATTTCAGGTATTGAAAACGTTGAGTTTGAAAAGTTTATTTTTGCCTGTAACAAAAGAAACAGAGCTGGAACTTTTTACAAAACCTTCCAAGACAGATATGAAAATCTGTGGGACAAATATTTTAAAGATTTTTTTGTGAAAGACGGTTTCGCACCTGTCTATGAGTTAACTCTTGCAGCGCTTGAAAAGTTTAAAGTTACTGATAATTTTTCTGACAGCAGAGCGTTTATAATGCGTTTTTTGGAACTCGTAAAAGATTTTGAAACACAGGGTTCGGGGATTAAAAACTTTTTAGAATATTTCGACGATTTAAAAGACAATGAAGAATCTTTATATATAAAAAGCGCTCTCGGAAACGGCATAAAAGTTATGACGGTACATAAAGCAAAAGGACTTCAATTTCCTGTAGTGATAATTCCTTTTCTCAAACTTTCAGTAAAGCCCGACAGAAAACCGTATTTTGACAGCTCAGGCAATAAAATAAAACTGTTTAACATATCGAAAAACATTACAAAGTTTTCACACAAAGCTAAGGAAATATACGACAGAGAAAAGATAAGTTCTTTATTGTCTGAACTCAATGTGACGTACGTTTCAATGACAAGAGCCGAATATGAACTTTACGCGATAGTTCCTCCGAAATCCGGAATTTCAAATAATGAGATTCCGGTACTACTGGGAAACAAAGCTCTCACTTCAGGCGTTAAGCAAACATACGCTCAGGACAACAACGGAAAAGACAACATTGTCAAAGATTCTTTCGACTCCGGATATAAAGATATACAAAAATATTTAAAAAACGCAGATAAAACGACGCTTGATATAAACAACAGCAGTAAAAAAAATTCAATTATATGTTATGCCTTGTCAAAGATAACGTCATTAAAAAATAAAAATATAAACGACTGTATCAGTTATGCACTCAGGATTACAAAAAGAAAATTTTTCTTTGAAGACGTTAAATTTTGCAGAGAAAAACTTAACAGATTATTTGCAACGAAAAAAATTCTAGATTTGTTTATGCATGACGAAAAATATATTTGCAACGAAAAAAAAATCGTAAATTCGGCAGGCGAAACTTTCAGGATTGATAAGCTGATAGTGCTTGACGATGAAGTTATAACAGCAGATTTTCAAATTTCAAACGACAAAGAAGAAAAAAATAAAAAGCAGGTGGAGTATCGCAACACTCTCATTGCTGAAATTTATCCCGGCAAAAAGATATCGGCTTATATTGCAGATATTGACACCGCAGATTGTTTATTATTGAAACGACAAACGCTACTACTTTAA
- the smpB gene encoding SsrA-binding protein SmpB, which yields MEKKTLSSNRKAYYNYEILEKLETGIVLSGYEVKSARQSNISLVDSVVRFSDCEAFAENMFIASYEQISTHIADYDAKRKRKLLMHKSEINKMRTKVKEKGLTVIPLEVYIGNRGKIKLLIGLAKGKKTYNKKEALKKKDIEREVAREY from the coding sequence ATGGAAAAAAAAACACTTTCATCAAACAGAAAAGCTTATTATAATTATGAAATCCTTGAAAAGCTGGAAACAGGAATTGTATTATCGGGATACGAAGTAAAATCCGCAAGGCAGTCTAATATAAGTCTTGTTGACAGTGTTGTGCGCTTTTCTGACTGCGAAGCTTTCGCTGAAAATATGTTTATAGCTTCCTATGAACAGATATCAACTCATATTGCCGATTATGACGCCAAAAGAAAACGAAAACTTTTAATGCATAAATCGGAAATCAACAAAATGCGCACAAAAGTTAAAGAAAAAGGACTTACTGTTATTCCTTTGGAAGTTTATATCGGTAATAGAGGTAAAATCAAACTTCTTATAGGTCTTGCAAAAGGCAAAAAAACGTATAATAAAAAAGAAGCGCTAAAGAAAAAAGATATTGAAAGAGAAGTGGCAAGAGAATATTAG
- a CDS encoding SurA N-terminal domain-containing protein encodes MNFLRKHIRIIFIVTIVAFIGSSFAGVGYYFFSFKNDFKTFVVVNGIKVPEKLFNSVYTDFRQMINEQLSDADLKELKTKVIYSLVQDEILYQQSKLYSIVVTDEELRNDLRNSVKFEDNNIFNIRKYHAFLDSIQMTAKEYETMRRKQIAAIKVKMFIASCVKLWNYELENAFKQEPSITENTLIQAKVNFILNEWYLDIVRNSKIAVPK; translated from the coding sequence ATGAATTTCTTAAGAAAACATATTCGTATAATTTTTATTGTGACAATCGTTGCTTTTATTGGCAGCTCTTTTGCAGGAGTAGGGTATTATTTTTTCAGTTTTAAAAATGATTTTAAAACTTTCGTTGTTGTAAACGGCATCAAAGTACCTGAGAAACTATTTAATTCGGTCTATACGGACTTCCGTCAAATGATAAATGAACAGCTTTCTGATGCGGATTTAAAAGAACTTAAAACTAAAGTTATTTACTCTTTAGTGCAGGATGAAATTCTTTATCAGCAATCAAAACTTTACAGTATTGTGGTTACGGACGAGGAATTGAGAAACGATTTGCGGAATTCGGTAAAATTTGAAGACAACAATATTTTTAACATACGGAAATATCACGCATTTTTAGATTCTATACAAATGACGGCGAAAGAATATGAAACTATGCGGAGGAAACAAATTGCCGCAATTAAAGTTAAAATGTTTATTGCTTCTTGCGTAAAATTATGGAATTACGAACTGGAAAATGCTTTTAAACAAGAGCCTTCGATAACAGAAAATACTTTGATTCAGGCAAAGGTAAACTTTATTTTGAACGAGTGGTATTTAGATATTGTCAGAAATTCGAAAATAGCAGTCCCGAAATAA
- a CDS encoding Maf family protein has product MRVNKQIILASSSVRRISLLKQWGLFFKIIPSGADEKINLIKPSYIVKELAYRKGRHVAQRYPDALTLSADTVVVLNGKIIGKPKSKKESEKIIRELNGSIHKVYTGVAVIQKDKCSVFYDIACIKMRKLPENMLKQLFGKHMDKAGAYAVQDTGDNFVEKIYGDYYTAIVLPYKKLATELKKFKIRLKSSHDLSKNHSHHRLFRDLILILHVIDDNYWDVDRLL; this is encoded by the coding sequence ATGCGCGTAAATAAACAAATTATACTCGCATCCTCATCTGTGCGCAGAATATCTCTTCTTAAACAATGGGGTTTATTTTTTAAAATCATTCCAAGCGGTGCGGATGAAAAAATCAATCTTATAAAGCCTTCGTATATAGTAAAAGAACTCGCTTACAGAAAAGGCCGCCATGTAGCGCAAAGATACCCCGATGCTTTAACTTTATCAGCGGATACTGTTGTTGTTTTAAACGGAAAGATTATCGGGAAACCGAAAAGCAAAAAAGAGTCAGAAAAAATAATCAGGGAATTAAACGGAAGTATACATAAAGTTTATACGGGCGTTGCAGTAATACAGAAAGATAAATGCTCTGTTTTTTATGATATCGCCTGCATAAAAATGAGAAAACTGCCTGAAAATATGCTCAAGCAGCTTTTTGGAAAACATATGGATAAAGCAGGCGCTTATGCCGTTCAAGATACCGGCGATAATTTTGTAGAAAAAATTTACGGCGACTATTACACAGCTATAGTTCTTCCTTACAAAAAACTTGCTACAGAATTAAAAAAATTTAAAATCAGATTGAAATCCAGTCATGACTTATCTAAAAATCATTCCCACCACCGGTTATTTCGGGACTTGATATTGATATTGCACGTTATAGACGACAACTATTGGGACGTCGACAGATTATTATAG
- the argF gene encoding ornithine carbamoyltransferase yields MAKKDLLSIYDLSTKEIKEILNKAFKLKNDRKHLDVFKGKILGLIFEKPSTRTMVSFTAAMLQLGGTPVFLNTENLQRKRGESIHDTAIVLSRYLDGLMIRSFKHSDLEEFAKYSTAPVINGLTDHEHPCQILADIMTVMEIHKIKTVEALKKIKIVYTGDSNNIANSLLAISAVLGFDFTLISPKEYSPKKRILNKALEYTSSTGAEIKITSDVNDAKNADVIYTDVWTSMGFEAEEKKRKKIFAPYQVNSELLKKASSKCIVLHCLPAIRGEEITEEIMYKYESSIFTQAENRLYVQKAVLLYLLNTSLISPPHRSHARK; encoded by the coding sequence ATGGCAAAAAAAGATTTATTATCAATTTATGATTTATCAACAAAAGAAATAAAAGAGATATTAAATAAAGCATTTAAACTTAAAAACGATAGAAAACATCTCGATGTTTTTAAAGGGAAAATATTAGGACTGATATTCGAGAAACCTTCTACAAGAACAATGGTTTCCTTTACTGCGGCAATGTTGCAGCTTGGCGGAACACCTGTTTTTCTTAATACGGAAAATCTCCAACGCAAAAGAGGCGAATCCATACACGATACGGCAATAGTTTTGTCGCGTTATTTAGATGGTCTTATGATAAGAAGTTTTAAGCATTCCGACCTAGAAGAATTTGCAAAATATTCTACAGCTCCCGTTATAAACGGTCTCACAGATCACGAACATCCCTGTCAAATCTTAGCAGATATTATGACTGTCATGGAGATCCATAAAATAAAAACGGTTGAAGCCTTAAAAAAGATTAAAATTGTTTACACGGGCGATAGTAATAATATCGCAAATTCGCTGCTTGCTATATCTGCCGTTTTAGGATTTGATTTTACGCTTATATCTCCCAAAGAATATTCGCCTAAAAAGAGGATATTAAACAAGGCTCTGGAATATACTTCGTCAACCGGCGCTGAAATTAAAATTACAAGCGACGTCAATGATGCGAAAAACGCCGATGTAATATATACGGATGTATGGACATCAATGGGCTTTGAAGCAGAAGAGAAAAAGAGAAAAAAGATTTTTGCGCCTTACCAGGTAAATAGCGAACTGCTAAAAAAAGCTTCTTCAAAATGTATTGTTCTCCATTGTCTTCCTGCAATAAGAGGAGAAGAAATTACCGAAGAAATTATGTACAAGTACGAAAGCTCTATATTCACGCAGGCGGAAAACAGGCTTTATGTGCAGAAAGCTGTTCTATTATATTTGCTGAATACCTCTCTGATTAGCCCGCCCCACAGAAGCCATGCGCGTAAATAA
- a CDS encoding MerR family transcriptional regulator → MFQIPPIPDKEYFTIGEVSQITLVPKHTLRYWESEFKLLRPIRKSSGQRSYRKEEVEFVFKIKNLLYNQRYTIEGVKKYLIGDKRKRLTNLQTNLNLDLEYMPDSKLLKDIKEELKHILKLLKK, encoded by the coding sequence GTGTTTCAAATTCCGCCGATACCTGATAAAGAATATTTTACAATAGGGGAAGTTTCGCAGATAACGCTTGTCCCAAAACATACCTTACGGTATTGGGAAAGCGAGTTTAAGCTTTTGCGTCCTATTAGAAAAAGTTCCGGACAAAGAAGTTACCGCAAAGAAGAAGTGGAGTTTGTTTTTAAAATCAAAAATTTATTGTATAATCAGCGCTATACAATTGAAGGTGTTAAGAAATATTTAATCGGCGATAAGCGTAAAAGACTTACAAATTTGCAGACGAATTTAAATTTAGATTTGGAATATATGCCGGATTCTAAACTTTTAAAAGATATAAAAGAAGAACTTAAACACATTTTAAAACTTTTAAAGAAATAA
- a CDS encoding HU family DNA-binding protein: MVKCEKGTGVIKMTKNDIAIALSRILSSKKEAEEAVNKVFEEMSNSLKNGDKVIITGFGSFNMFETKTKRVRNPRTCEKLLIAPMKKIRFKQSKKFFK, translated from the coding sequence TTGGTTAAGTGTGAAAAAGGAACGGGGGTGATAAAAATGACAAAAAACGATATAGCAATAGCATTGTCAAGAATTCTAAGTTCAAAAAAAGAAGCTGAAGAAGCTGTAAATAAAGTTTTTGAAGAAATGTCGAATTCTTTAAAGAACGGCGATAAAGTTATTATAACGGGCTTTGGAAGTTTTAATATGTTTGAAACAAAAACAAAACGTGTAAGAAATCCCAGAACATGTGAAAAACTTCTTATCGCCCCGATGAAAAAAATAAGGTTTAAACAGTCAAAAAAATTTTTTAAGTAA